Proteins encoded in a region of the Pseudothermotoga elfii DSM 9442 = NBRC 107921 genome:
- a CDS encoding energy-coupling factor ABC transporter ATP-binding protein: protein MFQLNLKNIDFSYDSSRKILQKVNMEISQGDFIAITGRSGSGKTTLLKIMAGILNPSSGTVVINGQPIKKDEHYYQKIGYVMQYAEDQFCCETVFEEIAFASKNFGLNGIKARVEKAASFVGLDKKILLRNPFDLSGGEARKVAIASAIAHDPFFLFLDEPFSGLDKLGKENLKKILSKWKDSKKPVVITSHNLKYIHDFTNKIFLLKDGFLTQKLMM, encoded by the coding sequence ATGTTTCAATTAAACCTGAAAAATATTGATTTCTCCTATGACAGTTCAAGAAAAATCCTTCAGAAAGTGAATATGGAAATTTCACAGGGGGATTTCATAGCTATAACCGGCAGAAGCGGATCTGGAAAAACTACTCTTTTGAAAATAATGGCGGGTATTTTAAATCCGTCATCTGGCACTGTTGTGATAAACGGTCAACCTATAAAAAAAGATGAACATTATTATCAGAAAATAGGTTATGTTATGCAATATGCGGAAGATCAGTTTTGCTGTGAAACTGTTTTTGAAGAAATAGCGTTCGCATCAAAAAATTTTGGATTAAATGGAATAAAAGCTCGTGTTGAAAAAGCAGCAAGCTTTGTTGGTCTTGATAAGAAAATACTTTTAAGAAATCCCTTTGATCTGTCAGGTGGGGAAGCGCGAAAGGTGGCAATTGCGTCCGCAATCGCTCATGATCCTTTTTTTCTATTTCTTGATGAACCATTCTCTGGTCTGGATAAACTGGGAAAAGAAAATCTTAAGAAAATACTCTCAAAGTGGAAAGACTCTAAAAAACCTGTTGTTATAACTTCGCACAACTTAAAATATATCCATGACTTTACAAATAAGATCTTTTTGCTCAAAGATGGTTTCCTTACTCAGAAATTAATGATGTGA
- the ppdK gene encoding pyruvate, phosphate dikinase, whose translation MAKKFVYFFANGVAEGKAGMKDILGGKGANLAEMTNLGIPVPPGFTISAEVCKYFYQNNRTYPDGLREEVKNAMKKLEEATGKGFGDPEKPLLVSVRSGAAVSMPGMMDTILNLGLNDKTVEGLAKMTSNPRFAYDAYRRFLQMLGDTALGIPKHKFETALDNMKKAKGVKLDVELDENDLKKLVELYKKIYEEENKQFPQNVEEQLWLAIDAVFGSWMSERAIKYREINNIREDQMLGTAVNIVAMVFGNMGEKSGTGVAFTRNPNTGENEIYGEFLQNAQGEDVVAGIRTPLPLDELKRLMPNVYDELIGIMKKLEKHYKDMQDIEFTIEEGKLYMLQTRNGKRTSKAAIKIAVDMVHEGLINKEEAVMRVKTEDVERVLHPRFDEKALSQAKSIAKGLPASPGAATGVVIFDSSKAEELGRKGEQVILVRPETSPEDVGGMAFAQGILTSRGGMTSHAAVVARGIGKPAVVGAETVEVKEEEGFFRVNDTVVREGDWISINGSTGEILLGKIPTIKPVGLEGEVAKLLEWADEIRRLGVRANADIPRDAEVARKFGAEGIGLCRTEHMFFEKDRIPKVRKMIVAKTKEGREKALEELLPLQKEDFKGLFKAMAGYPVTIRLIDPPLHEFLPHDDEQIEATAKDLGISSKELKDVVISLSELNPMLGHRGCRLTITYPEIAVMQTKAIIGAAIELKKESNLDVVPEIMIPLVGHINELVFLKKIIKEVADQMIKEANVHIDYKIGTMIEVPRAAITADEIAKEAEFFSFGTNDLTQMTFAFSRDDVGKFLPEYLQKGILEHDPFKTLDYEGVGALVEMGTRKGKSARSNLKVGVCGEHGGDPRSISFFHKAGLDYVSCSPYRVPVARLAAAQATLASKEK comes from the coding sequence ATGGCAAAAAAATTTGTCTATTTTTTTGCAAATGGAGTAGCCGAAGGTAAAGCCGGGATGAAAGATATCCTCGGTGGAAAAGGCGCGAACCTTGCTGAAATGACGAATCTTGGTATACCTGTCCCGCCTGGTTTCACGATTTCTGCTGAGGTGTGTAAATATTTTTATCAGAACAATCGTACATATCCTGATGGTTTGAGAGAAGAAGTAAAAAACGCGATGAAGAAATTGGAAGAAGCAACAGGAAAGGGTTTTGGAGATCCAGAGAAACCTCTTCTTGTTTCTGTAAGATCCGGAGCAGCTGTCTCGATGCCTGGAATGATGGACACAATCCTAAATCTTGGATTAAATGATAAGACTGTCGAAGGTCTTGCAAAAATGACGAGCAATCCTCGCTTTGCATACGACGCCTATAGAAGATTCCTTCAGATGCTTGGTGACACAGCTCTCGGTATTCCAAAACACAAATTTGAAACAGCTCTCGATAACATGAAAAAAGCTAAAGGCGTAAAACTTGATGTCGAACTTGATGAAAACGACCTTAAAAAACTTGTAGAACTTTATAAAAAGATCTATGAAGAAGAAAACAAGCAATTCCCACAGAATGTAGAAGAACAACTATGGCTTGCTATTGATGCCGTTTTCGGTAGCTGGATGAGTGAGCGTGCAATAAAATACAGGGAGATAAACAACATTAGAGAAGACCAGATGCTTGGAACTGCGGTAAATATAGTTGCCATGGTTTTTGGAAATATGGGAGAGAAATCAGGCACAGGTGTGGCTTTCACGAGAAATCCTAATACTGGCGAAAACGAGATATACGGTGAATTTTTGCAGAACGCACAGGGAGAAGATGTAGTTGCTGGTATAAGAACTCCTCTTCCACTTGACGAACTCAAAAGATTGATGCCAAACGTTTATGATGAACTGATTGGAATAATGAAAAAACTCGAAAAACACTACAAAGACATGCAAGATATAGAATTCACAATCGAAGAAGGAAAGCTTTACATGCTCCAAACACGAAACGGTAAAAGAACGTCAAAAGCCGCGATAAAGATTGCTGTAGATATGGTTCACGAAGGATTAATTAACAAAGAAGAAGCTGTAATGCGCGTAAAAACAGAAGATGTCGAAAGAGTGCTCCACCCAAGATTTGATGAAAAAGCATTATCTCAGGCTAAATCTATAGCCAAGGGCTTACCTGCATCCCCCGGCGCAGCCACAGGAGTTGTGATTTTCGATTCATCGAAAGCCGAAGAGTTAGGGCGAAAAGGCGAGCAGGTTATTCTCGTCCGACCCGAGACAAGCCCGGAAGATGTTGGAGGAATGGCTTTTGCTCAGGGAATATTAACGTCGAGAGGCGGGATGACATCTCATGCAGCAGTTGTGGCTCGCGGTATAGGTAAACCTGCTGTTGTTGGAGCCGAAACAGTTGAAGTTAAAGAAGAAGAAGGTTTCTTCAGGGTAAACGATACTGTGGTAAGAGAAGGAGACTGGATCTCAATAAATGGCTCTACCGGGGAGATACTGCTCGGAAAAATTCCGACAATTAAACCTGTTGGTTTAGAAGGCGAAGTAGCAAAATTACTGGAGTGGGCAGATGAAATAAGAAGATTGGGAGTAAGGGCAAACGCAGACATACCAAGGGATGCCGAAGTAGCCAGGAAGTTTGGGGCAGAGGGAATCGGACTGTGTAGAACAGAACACATGTTCTTTGAAAAAGATAGAATACCAAAAGTCAGAAAAATGATTGTTGCTAAAACAAAAGAAGGAAGAGAAAAAGCATTAGAAGAACTCCTTCCACTTCAAAAAGAAGACTTCAAGGGTCTATTCAAGGCAATGGCAGGATATCCAGTAACAATAAGACTTATCGACCCACCGCTCCACGAATTTCTACCTCACGACGATGAGCAGATAGAAGCAACAGCAAAAGATCTTGGAATCTCATCCAAGGAATTAAAAGATGTTGTAATCTCTTTGAGCGAACTCAATCCCATGCTCGGACACAGAGGTTGTAGATTGACTATAACTTATCCTGAAATAGCTGTTATGCAAACTAAAGCAATCATTGGTGCAGCAATAGAGCTGAAAAAAGAATCAAATCTTGATGTTGTACCAGAAATAATGATCCCACTTGTTGGACATATAAACGAACTGGTCTTTCTCAAAAAAATAATCAAGGAAGTAGCGGATCAAATGATAAAAGAAGCAAATGTCCACATTGATTACAAAATAGGTACAATGATTGAAGTTCCAAGAGCAGCAATAACAGCTGATGAAATTGCTAAAGAAGCCGAGTTTTTCAGTTTTGGTACAAATGACTTAACTCAGATGACTTTTGCATTCAGTAGAGATGATGTTGGCAAGTTCCTGCCCGAATATTTGCAAAAAGGCATACTCGAGCATGACCCATTCAAAACTCTCGATTATGAAGGCGTTGGCGCATTAGTAGAGATGGGAACCAGAAAAGGAAAATCAGCAAGAAGCAACCTCAAAGTCGGCGTATGTGGCGAACATGGAGGAGACCCACGATCTATTAGTTTCTTCCATAAAGCAGGTCTTGATTATGTGAGCTGTTCACCTTATAGAGTTCCCGTAGCAAGATTAGCAGCTGCGCAGGCTACTCTTGCCAGTAAGGAGAAATAA
- a CDS encoding energy-coupling factor ABC transporter ATP-binding protein: protein MLEIIDLTFYYGNIKALDRVTFKIKDGSFVLIVGANASGKTTLLKILCGLLPIQKGKIMFDKKELSQNDLRYLCGYVFHNPLNQIVGTTVEEDIAFGLENIGMERNRMIKEVEKTLKSFGLYELKEKDPATLSAGQLQKLATASVTVLKPKYLFLDEPTSMLDEQDSKQIKQCLKDLNDSGITILVSTHDLEQFLDTSNWIIHLNNGKIDFEGEIKEFLEKDFPDVERPGCFN from the coding sequence GTGCTTGAAATAATTGATTTAACTTTCTATTATGGAAACATAAAAGCCCTTGATAGAGTTACCTTCAAAATTAAAGATGGGAGCTTCGTCCTCATCGTAGGCGCAAACGCTTCTGGGAAAACAACTTTATTGAAAATTCTTTGTGGCCTGTTACCCATTCAAAAAGGAAAGATAATGTTTGACAAAAAAGAATTGTCACAAAATGATCTGAGATACCTGTGCGGATATGTCTTCCATAACCCACTAAATCAGATTGTAGGTACCACTGTTGAAGAAGATATAGCATTCGGTCTCGAAAATATTGGCATGGAAAGAAACCGGATGATAAAAGAGGTAGAAAAAACTTTGAAATCTTTTGGACTGTACGAATTGAAAGAAAAGGACCCAGCCACACTTTCTGCCGGGCAGCTTCAAAAGCTTGCTACTGCTTCTGTCACTGTCCTTAAACCAAAATATTTGTTTCTCGATGAACCAACTTCTATGCTCGATGAGCAGGATTCAAAACAGATAAAACAATGCTTGAAAGACCTGAATGATTCTGGTATAACAATACTGGTCTCCACTCATGATTTAGAGCAGTTTCTTGATACTTCAAACTGGATAATCCACCTGAACAACGGAAAAATCGATTTTGAAGGAGAGATTAAAGAGTTTCTCGAAAAAGATTTTCCTGATGTGGAGAGACCGGGATGTTTCAATTAA
- a CDS encoding ABC transporter permease — protein sequence MKSSMSGNTTRARRMFVDKYNVFLIVILAIVIFVFGLSTKRFLSVRNFSVIVSQSAEIGLMGLGMGLVTMVNGVDLSVNDTANLSALIAGLFLKAISQNFSSISAPFFILITVLIAISIGFACGSLNGLLVGYLRIPPILATLGTLTLYRGISAGITRGKRLAGFPSEFSLIGRGQIFGIPTPFVILLICGVIIHFVIEYTKVGYKIRMVGTNPNAARFSGIPDKSITMKTYIMSGILCSVAGIIIMSRTGSVAYEYGTQTYTLLSLAIVALANVSPGFGSMVSLILATVILQTLSTGFYALLMTSPRGSFFKDLFWGAFLVVVLIVRRIAQRIGINIKGNS from the coding sequence ATGAAATCGAGTATGAGCGGGAACACCACGAGAGCAAGACGAATGTTTGTAGATAAGTACAACGTGTTTTTGATTGTAATTCTTGCAATTGTGATCTTTGTATTTGGTTTGAGCACCAAACGTTTCTTGAGTGTGAGAAATTTCTCAGTTATAGTGTCTCAATCCGCTGAGATTGGACTCATGGGATTGGGCATGGGACTTGTCACAATGGTAAACGGTGTTGACCTATCAGTTAATGACACCGCGAATTTGTCAGCACTCATTGCCGGACTATTTCTCAAAGCTATATCCCAGAACTTCTCGTCAATTTCCGCTCCGTTCTTTATTCTTATCACAGTACTCATAGCGATCTCAATAGGTTTTGCCTGCGGGTCTCTCAATGGACTTTTAGTGGGTTATTTACGCATTCCACCCATACTTGCAACTCTAGGTACACTCACTCTATACCGCGGTATCTCCGCAGGTATCACAAGAGGAAAAAGGCTTGCAGGTTTCCCCAGCGAGTTTTCATTGATCGGCCGAGGTCAAATCTTCGGCATTCCCACACCGTTTGTAATACTGCTCATCTGCGGGGTTATCATTCATTTTGTAATTGAATACACGAAGGTAGGCTACAAAATACGAATGGTCGGTACTAATCCAAATGCTGCGAGATTTTCAGGGATTCCTGATAAATCCATTACGATGAAGACTTATATCATGAGTGGTATTTTGTGTTCCGTTGCAGGAATAATAATAATGAGCCGAACCGGTTCCGTTGCATACGAGTACGGTACACAAACTTATACGCTCTTGAGCCTTGCGATCGTTGCACTGGCCAATGTCTCACCTGGGTTTGGAAGTATGGTATCTTTGATCTTGGCTACTGTCATTCTTCAGACGCTTTCGACCGGTTTCTACGCTCTTTTGATGACATCACCAAGGGGAAGTTTCTTCAAAGACCTTTTCTGGGGTGCCTTTTTGGTTGTGGTACTCATAGTCAGGAGAATCGCACAGAGAATCGGAATCAACATAAAGGGGAATTCATGA
- the hup gene encoding DNA-binding protein HU codes for MNKKELVDKVSKKAGLKKKDVKKVVDMVFDTVTDALAKGEKVQLVGFGSFEVRKAAQRKGVNPQTKKPITIPSRKVPKFKPGKALKEKVK; via the coding sequence ATGAACAAGAAAGAACTCGTCGACAAAGTATCAAAAAAAGCTGGCCTTAAGAAGAAGGATGTTAAGAAAGTCGTTGACATGGTTTTTGACACTGTGACAGACGCTCTTGCAAAAGGCGAAAAGGTTCAGCTTGTTGGCTTTGGGAGTTTTGAAGTAAGGAAAGCAGCTCAGAGAAAAGGAGTCAATCCACAAACCAAGAAGCCTATAACTATTCCTTCAAGAAAAGTCCCGAAGTTCAAACCTGGTAAAGCTC
- a CDS encoding DeoR/GlpR family DNA-binding transcription regulator, with amino-acid sequence MNKAERLQRIFEILLAEGNASTKYLAEALGVSEITIRRDINNLCSDANSPIKKVHGGVVYSLEKSGFEPMFDLKISQMAEEKKKIARMALKLVENGDTIFLDSGTTVYYFAKMLRSKRGLRIVTVDVRIAESLAEQPQIKTIVACGEVRPGYYSIGGAETVEFLEAFRTDKAFIAADAWNLDGVFNSSNFEVAVKRKMIELARSSYLLVDHTKFNKNAFIRVSDIDVFKAIITDQPLPSDISNKLSKRGITVMF; translated from the coding sequence ATGAACAAAGCGGAAAGGTTACAGAGGATATTTGAAATTCTCTTAGCAGAAGGGAATGCTTCAACAAAATATCTTGCTGAAGCACTTGGTGTATCAGAGATAACTATTAGAAGAGACATAAACAATCTTTGCTCAGATGCAAACTCACCAATAAAGAAGGTGCATGGCGGGGTAGTCTATTCGCTTGAAAAATCCGGATTTGAACCAATGTTTGACCTAAAGATTTCACAAATGGCTGAAGAGAAGAAGAAAATAGCTCGGATGGCTCTGAAACTGGTCGAAAATGGAGACACAATCTTTCTTGACTCGGGAACTACCGTCTACTACTTTGCAAAGATGCTCAGGAGCAAGAGAGGTCTGAGGATTGTAACGGTGGATGTTAGGATCGCAGAATCGTTAGCAGAACAGCCGCAAATCAAGACAATTGTAGCTTGTGGAGAAGTTCGCCCAGGATATTACTCCATTGGTGGCGCTGAGACAGTCGAATTTCTGGAGGCATTCAGAACAGACAAGGCCTTCATAGCGGCTGATGCCTGGAATCTTGATGGTGTGTTCAATTCGTCGAATTTTGAAGTGGCTGTAAAGCGGAAAATGATTGAATTAGCGAGAAGTAGTTATCTTCTGGTTGATCACACAAAATTCAACAAGAATGCATTCATAAGAGTATCGGACATAGATGTTTTCAAAGCCATCATTACCGATCAACCTTTGCCGTCAGATATATCGAATAAGCTTAGCAAGAGAGGAATAACAGTGATGTTCTAA
- a CDS encoding class I SAM-dependent methyltransferase, with translation MDHYYTRKPNSVLKIRTANLKLKNGRIYKFKTPSGVFSFGKVDKATKILVEHAIVHGKKVLDLGCGYGVVGIVVKGEYPDSEVYMNDVNERAVEFARINAKDNNVDVTIKCGSFYDPWQEEKFDVILLNPPMAAGKATVLRMIYESIKHLNEKGSLQVVAYHNKGGSYIKKAMQETFGNVEDICKEGGIRIYKSVRLKGA, from the coding sequence ATGGATCACTACTATACCAGAAAACCAAATAGCGTACTAAAAATCAGAACAGCTAATTTAAAATTAAAAAATGGGAGAATCTATAAATTCAAGACGCCTTCGGGTGTTTTCAGTTTTGGTAAGGTAGACAAAGCCACAAAAATTCTCGTTGAACATGCTATTGTACATGGTAAAAAAGTGCTTGATCTTGGTTGTGGTTATGGCGTTGTGGGAATTGTCGTGAAAGGTGAATATCCAGACAGTGAAGTTTACATGAATGATGTAAATGAAAGAGCTGTGGAATTCGCCAGAATAAATGCAAAAGATAACAACGTCGATGTTACCATAAAATGTGGATCATTTTACGATCCATGGCAAGAAGAAAAATTCGATGTGATATTATTGAACCCTCCCATGGCAGCCGGAAAGGCAACTGTGCTGAGAATGATCTACGAATCAATCAAACACTTGAATGAAAAAGGTTCTCTTCAGGTTGTTGCTTATCACAACAAGGGTGGTTCTTATATAAAGAAAGCAATGCAGGAAACTTTCGGAAATGTTGAAGATATCTGTAAAGAAGGCGGAATAAGAATATACAAATCAGTGAGGTTGAAAGGTGCTTGA
- a CDS encoding autoinducer 2 ABC transporter substrate-binding protein, with the protein MLKRLYLLVSVLALVGAMLLLPNGEVFATSKGNFVMGTVVKSIAFNWFMRMEEGVKQFGKDYGVTAFMQGPSVADSAQQVAIIEQLIAQGVDAIINVPYGVQENDLVQKQAMDSGIIVVTHEAATARYAHYDVEAFDNKSYGEEMMRQLAQRMGYEGEYVQFVGSLTNASHNEWQDAARVYQEKNFPKMKCIGKFESREDIEAAYTTMKDLLKKYPNIKGVLGSAAGDVVGVGRAVQEAGLSDKIVVVGTSIVSYAGELLKTGAVDLAMCWDPALAGYAANVVAYKLLKGEKIEEGMDLGVPGYTKIHIVKNEYGVPVIYGQGWILIDASNMDKYNF; encoded by the coding sequence ATGTTGAAAAGACTTTATTTGCTGGTCAGTGTCTTGGCTTTAGTTGGTGCTATGCTTCTTCTTCCAAACGGAGAGGTTTTCGCGACTTCCAAGGGAAATTTTGTAATGGGAACCGTTGTCAAGTCCATCGCATTTAACTGGTTCATGCGTATGGAGGAAGGTGTAAAACAATTTGGAAAAGACTATGGTGTTACTGCGTTCATGCAAGGACCATCCGTAGCTGATTCGGCGCAACAGGTTGCAATAATCGAACAATTGATTGCTCAGGGTGTTGATGCGATAATTAACGTCCCATACGGAGTACAAGAAAATGATCTGGTTCAAAAACAGGCAATGGATAGTGGAATCATTGTAGTGACGCATGAGGCAGCTACCGCCAGATATGCTCATTATGATGTTGAAGCTTTTGATAACAAGAGCTACGGCGAGGAAATGATGAGACAGTTGGCCCAACGTATGGGTTATGAGGGTGAATATGTGCAGTTTGTTGGTTCACTCACAAATGCTTCACACAACGAGTGGCAAGATGCTGCGCGTGTTTATCAGGAAAAGAACTTCCCGAAGATGAAATGCATTGGAAAGTTCGAGTCCAGAGAAGATATCGAGGCTGCCTATACCACTATGAAAGATCTTTTAAAGAAATATCCAAATATCAAGGGAGTTTTGGGATCTGCAGCAGGTGATGTTGTCGGTGTCGGCAGAGCTGTCCAGGAAGCTGGTCTGTCTGATAAGATCGTGGTAGTTGGAACCAGTATCGTATCCTATGCGGGAGAGCTTTTGAAAACTGGCGCAGTTGATTTGGCGATGTGTTGGGATCCTGCTTTGGCAGGGTATGCTGCCAATGTCGTTGCCTACAAGCTTTTGAAGGGAGAAAAAATCGAGGAAGGTATGGATCTTGGTGTTCCCGGATACACGAAGATTCACATTGTCAAGAACGAGTACGGTGTCCCAGTAATCTACGGTCAAGGCTGGATCTTGATAGATGCATCGAACATGGATAAGTACAACTTCTGA
- a CDS encoding sugar ABC transporter ATP-binding protein, translating to MNDDSLVRVEHITKKFGGITALNDVSFQIKTGEVVGLIGENGSGKSTMIKILSGVYKSDSGDIYILGRHYKQLNPMRSIQEGIHVIYQDFSLFPNLTVAENIAIPHIISQRRKTINWQRMYEIAKENLEKITSDISLDAEVRQLSAAERQIVAIAKTLVQGARLIIMDEPTTALTRQEVRSLFGIINQLKKHGISVLFVSHKLYEVKEVADRVIIFRDGNKVLDAPMQELDLRTMELHMIGRKIDSEEFSVLQRSENNPELLRVENLSHEPYFSDVSFDVRYHEIVGITGLLGSGQRELALSLFGVLPARSGHIYLDGHQIHIRSIPDAMKNGIGYIPEDRITEGIFASQSVTNNLVVTVVDNLSSRIGVLKKNNIWQTAEKWVRELNVKTQSPATAIQNLSGGNQQKVVIAKWMVSGPKLFILNGPTVGIDVGSKADIHKLIRNMVKEQQIGVILVSDDIPELLHLCDRILLMKQGKLSGQFKREEIDEVGLYQRLLGEI from the coding sequence GTGAATGATGATTCCTTAGTACGAGTAGAGCATATCACTAAGAAATTCGGAGGGATCACTGCTTTAAACGATGTGAGTTTTCAAATAAAGACGGGAGAAGTAGTGGGGCTGATAGGAGAAAACGGTTCGGGCAAATCCACCATGATCAAGATTCTGTCGGGGGTTTACAAATCCGATTCCGGTGATATTTACATCTTGGGACGCCATTATAAACAGCTGAACCCTATGCGATCTATACAAGAGGGCATACATGTGATCTACCAAGATTTTTCTCTGTTCCCCAATCTGACAGTTGCCGAAAATATCGCTATTCCCCACATAATATCTCAGCGAAGAAAAACAATCAACTGGCAGAGAATGTATGAAATAGCCAAGGAAAATCTTGAGAAGATCACCTCGGACATCTCCTTAGATGCAGAAGTCCGGCAACTTTCTGCTGCAGAGCGCCAGATCGTTGCGATTGCAAAAACACTTGTCCAGGGAGCCAGACTCATCATAATGGATGAACCTACGACTGCTTTGACCCGCCAAGAGGTTAGATCTCTGTTCGGAATCATCAACCAGCTGAAGAAACATGGAATCTCTGTTCTTTTTGTCAGCCATAAGCTCTACGAGGTTAAAGAGGTTGCAGATAGAGTCATCATTTTCAGGGATGGTAATAAGGTCTTGGATGCGCCTATGCAGGAACTGGATCTCAGGACCATGGAATTGCACATGATTGGACGAAAGATTGACAGCGAGGAATTCTCCGTTCTTCAACGGTCAGAAAATAATCCAGAACTTCTGAGAGTTGAAAACCTTTCTCATGAGCCCTATTTCTCTGATGTATCATTCGATGTGAGATACCATGAGATAGTGGGGATTACCGGTTTGTTGGGATCGGGTCAAAGAGAACTGGCACTCTCACTTTTTGGCGTATTGCCAGCACGCTCTGGTCATATCTATCTCGACGGGCATCAGATTCACATACGAAGCATACCCGACGCGATGAAAAATGGAATAGGCTATATACCCGAAGATCGTATCACTGAGGGAATCTTTGCCTCACAATCGGTTACAAACAATCTTGTTGTCACGGTTGTGGACAATTTGTCAAGCCGAATCGGCGTTCTCAAGAAAAACAATATCTGGCAGACTGCTGAAAAATGGGTAAGAGAACTAAACGTCAAAACCCAGTCACCTGCCACTGCCATCCAGAATCTCTCGGGTGGAAACCAACAGAAGGTGGTTATTGCAAAGTGGATGGTCAGCGGACCCAAGCTTTTCATACTCAATGGTCCAACTGTAGGTATTGATGTTGGTTCGAAGGCCGATATTCACAAGTTGATTAGAAACATGGTTAAGGAGCAACAGATAGGGGTTATTCTCGTTTCTGATGATATCCCCGAACTGTTGCATCTCTGTGATCGGATATTGCTGATGAAGCAAGGTAAGTTATCAGGACAGTTCAAGCGTGAAGAGATAGATGAGGTAGGACTTTATCAAAGACTGCTTGGGGAGATATAG
- a CDS encoding ABC transporter permease has protein sequence MARKGKTFSHEITLAILIGVVSFVISLFSPAFLSFATLFDLVRSSLPLSIMALGILPVLIAGEIDISFVSVAAMSSFATHMMLLKFNYQGGISLYLIIASIIGALAGLVVGIIATSFNLPVFHVSLGLWMFWYGFNLYFLSPTMNFKLPQGLVGYYSRYLVTVKDPVVGITGLHTSVIYLLIITLFIWWLLKYTLLGRALYAIGGNREVAIRTGYNVKLTLRVALIIDGVLAAIAGVVQSSYSRFFNPILFRGNELLVIAAAVIGGVSITGGYGSVIGVILGVFFIQISTRGLIYLGIPAEYQQFVLGAILIIFFAISSAITENDGGRSFLRRLFRRN, from the coding sequence ATGGCAAGAAAAGGAAAGACTTTTTCACATGAAATAACATTGGCTATCTTGATCGGAGTTGTATCTTTTGTTATAAGTCTTTTCAGTCCTGCGTTTTTATCTTTTGCCACTCTGTTCGATCTTGTGAGGAGTTCACTTCCACTTTCTATCATGGCCTTGGGAATCTTGCCAGTTCTTATCGCTGGTGAAATAGACATATCATTTGTTTCAGTAGCGGCGATGAGCTCATTCGCAACTCACATGATGTTGCTCAAGTTCAACTACCAGGGTGGAATAAGTCTCTATTTGATAATTGCTTCGATCATAGGCGCTTTGGCTGGTTTGGTTGTTGGAATCATTGCCACCAGTTTCAATCTTCCAGTCTTTCACGTTTCCCTGGGACTTTGGATGTTCTGGTACGGGTTCAATCTTTATTTTCTCAGCCCAACGATGAATTTCAAGCTTCCTCAAGGATTAGTAGGATACTATTCTCGATATCTGGTGACCGTGAAGGACCCCGTTGTTGGTATCACGGGCTTGCACACTTCTGTTATCTATCTTTTGATCATCACATTGTTCATATGGTGGCTGCTCAAATACACCTTGTTGGGACGCGCTTTGTATGCAATAGGTGGAAACCGTGAGGTGGCTATAAGAACCGGATACAACGTAAAGCTAACGCTTCGCGTAGCCTTGATCATCGATGGGGTGCTGGCAGCTATCGCTGGTGTAGTTCAAAGTTCTTACAGTCGCTTTTTTAATCCCATACTGTTCAGAGGAAATGAGCTTCTTGTTATTGCTGCAGCTGTAATTGGGGGAGTTTCCATTACAGGAGGATACGGCTCTGTGATAGGAGTTATCCTTGGTGTGTTTTTCATTCAGATATCAACTAGGGGTTTGATCTACCTTGGAATACCGGCTGAGTATCAGCAGTTTGTATTAGGTGCTATACTTATCATTTTCTTTGCCATCTCATCGGCCATCACCGAGAATGACGGAGGAAGATCTTTTTTGAGGAGGTTGTTCCGCAGAAACTGA